A window of Nicotiana tabacum cultivar K326 chromosome 24, ASM71507v2, whole genome shotgun sequence contains these coding sequences:
- the LOC142178159 gene encoding uncharacterized protein LOC142178159, whose protein sequence is MESPWLVGRDFNVILFEEEKYGVLLVYLTEVEDFAHCVDTCALYDLGFKGSMYIWWNGRFDIDCIFKRLDRFLENQQFFDLFRALEVVHLIKYGSDHAPLLLSCNIDTVQIKKPFKFLNFWTNHESFLNLVKENWEADSMGNPFIIFQSKFKKVKSALAAWSKETFGGIFKQIAALEDVIKVHDIEFELNPTVQNRTKLHKVEGDLTRYYHLEEGFWRQKASMQ, encoded by the coding sequence ATGGAATCCCCTTGGCTTGTTGGAAGGGATTTCAATGTGATTTTATTCGAGGAGGAGAAATATGGGGTCCTTCTAGTTTATTTGACTGAAGTAGAAGATTTTGCACATTGTGTGGACACATGTGCACTGTATGATCTTGGCTTCAAAGGGAGCATGTATATTTGGTGGAATGGAAGGTTTGATATCGATTGCATCTTTAAGAGGCTTGATAGGTTCTTGGAAAATCAACAGTTCTTTGATTTGTTCCGAGCGTTAGAAGTTGTGCACCTTATCAAGTATGGTTCAGACCATGCTCCTCTCTTATTGTCATGTAATATTGACACTGTCCAAATTAAGAAACCCTTCAAGTTTCTCAATTTTTGGACCAATCATGAGTCTTTTCTGAATCTAGTGAAGGAAAATTGGGAAGCTGACTCTATGGGGAATCCATTCATCATATTCCAAAGCAAATTCAAGAAGGTGAAGTCAGCACTGGCAGCCTGGAGCAAGGAGACTTTTGGGGGTATATTCAAACAAATTGCAGCATTGGAGGATGTTATTAAGGTACACGATATTGAGTTTGAATTAAATCCAACAGTTCAGAATAGGACTAAGCTGCACAAAGTAGAAGGTGATCTTACAAGATATTATCATCTAGAAGAAGGATTTTGGAGGCAAAAGGCTAGTATGCAATAG
- the LOC107830662 gene encoding uncharacterized protein LOC107830662, with translation MAPFDSLCSRSGRSHIGCFGEREAEFIGLDLMHQAMEKVKIIKEWKIGQVAYRLELPLELSLVHRVFHVSMLKKVVGDPSLIVPVEAIEVNVELTYEEIPVAIIDRKVRKMRNKKIASVKVLWQNQQAEEATCEAKKDMERKYPHLFVEPNGCA, from the exons atggcaccgttcgatTCTCTCTGCAGTAGAAGTGGTAGATCCCATATTGGTTGTTTTGGAGAAAGAGAAGCAGAATTTATAGGGCTAGACCTCATGCATCAAGCTATGGAGAAGGTCAAGATCATCAAGGAATGG AAGATTGGTCAAGTAGCATATAGGCTAGAGTTACCTCTAGAGTTGTCATTAGTACACcgagtattccatgtgtctatgttaaagaaggtggttggagatccatCGCTCATCGTCCCTGTGGAGGCTATTGAAGTTAATGTagaattgacttatgaggagATTCCGGTTGCCATCATTGATAGAAAAGTTCGTAAGATGAGGAATAAAAAGATTGCTTCAGTCAAAGTGCTATGGCAAAATCAACAAGCCGAAGAGGCTACCTGTGAAGCAAAGAAAGATATGGAGAGGaaatatcctcacttgtttgtaGAACCAAATGGATGTGCTTAA